One window of Pseudacidobacterium ailaaui genomic DNA carries:
- a CDS encoding DinB family protein, which translates to MKAIRVFGIALLCCLMVPTTRVSAQGTAAQETPAQTFNGLMSLLEKEVVSAAEAMPADKYNFAPTQGEFKGVRTFGEQVKHVAEANYGFFQGWSVPGAVKSGDIEKLTGKDDIVKALRDSYAYAHKALDTLTPANAFDEMSFGPAKTTRTGIAAFCIAHSMDHYGQMVVYLRMNGIVPPASRRGNM; encoded by the coding sequence GTGAAAGCAATCAGGGTCTTTGGTATTGCGTTGCTTTGTTGTTTGATGGTCCCGACAACGCGGGTTTCAGCACAGGGCACGGCGGCGCAGGAAACTCCTGCGCAAACTTTTAACGGTCTCATGAGCCTTCTGGAAAAGGAAGTTGTGAGTGCAGCAGAGGCGATGCCCGCCGACAAGTATAACTTCGCTCCCACGCAGGGCGAGTTCAAGGGCGTACGCACTTTCGGCGAACAGGTGAAACACGTGGCAGAGGCGAACTACGGGTTTTTTCAGGGATGGAGCGTTCCCGGTGCGGTGAAGAGCGGGGACATCGAAAAACTAACGGGCAAAGACGACATTGTGAAGGCGCTGCGGGACTCATACGCATACGCGCACAAGGCCCTGGATACGCTGACTCCGGCCAATGCGTTTGATGAGATGAGCTTTGGTCCAGCGAAGACGACGCGGACAGGGATTGCTGCCTTCTGCATTGCGCATTCCATGGACCACTATGGGCAGATGGTAGTGTATCTGCGTATGAATGGGATTGTTCCCCCGGCCAGCCGAAGAGGCAATATGTAA
- a CDS encoding citrate synthase, with the protein MSTAVAAKGLEGIVAANSGICWIDGDAGVLAYRGIDIHELAEKSTFEETTYLLWNGKLPTASELEAFKKKLSDARQLPPDILKLLKEFPKTATPMEVLRTAVSALSFYDENEKAVDHDSNVRKSFALTAQIAMIVAAFDRIRKGKPVVEADKSLSHAGNFLWMLNGEKPSETATRAFDVALILHADHELNASTFAARVIAATLSDIHSAITGAIGALKGPLHGGANEAVMRMLFDIEKQGTDPVEYVKGLLAQKKKVSGFGHRVYHTEDPRATHLRKMSEDLGRSANNTKWFEMSQKIEAFIKAEKKLNANVDFYSASTYTTLGIDLDLFTPIFAISRIAGWAAHVIEQLDDNRLIRPRAEYIGPVYPAKYIPLQQR; encoded by the coding sequence ATGTCAACCGCAGTAGCCGCTAAAGGACTCGAAGGGATTGTTGCAGCCAACTCTGGCATTTGCTGGATTGATGGAGATGCCGGGGTGCTGGCCTACCGCGGTATTGACATTCATGAACTGGCCGAAAAGTCAACATTCGAGGAAACCACATATTTGCTGTGGAATGGAAAACTTCCTACGGCGTCTGAACTTGAAGCCTTTAAGAAAAAACTCTCTGATGCCCGCCAACTTCCTCCGGACATCCTGAAACTTCTCAAAGAATTTCCCAAAACAGCTACTCCGATGGAGGTCCTGCGGACTGCCGTATCCGCGTTGAGCTTCTACGACGAAAATGAAAAGGCCGTTGACCACGACTCCAACGTACGGAAGAGCTTTGCGCTTACCGCACAGATTGCCATGATTGTCGCGGCCTTTGACCGCATCCGTAAAGGCAAGCCTGTTGTGGAAGCAGACAAATCGCTTTCCCATGCCGGAAATTTTCTCTGGATGCTCAATGGAGAAAAGCCTTCAGAGACGGCGACCCGGGCCTTCGATGTCGCGCTCATCCTCCACGCCGACCATGAACTGAATGCCTCTACCTTTGCAGCGCGTGTGATCGCCGCAACCCTCTCCGATATTCATTCCGCAATCACCGGTGCCATCGGCGCACTTAAAGGCCCATTGCATGGCGGTGCAAATGAGGCCGTCATGCGGATGCTGTTTGATATCGAAAAGCAGGGTACGGACCCCGTAGAATACGTCAAGGGCCTGCTGGCGCAGAAGAAAAAGGTCTCCGGCTTTGGACATCGCGTCTACCACACTGAAGACCCGCGCGCTACGCACCTGCGCAAAATGTCAGAAGACCTAGGACGCTCAGCCAACAATACAAAATGGTTTGAGATGTCCCAGAAGATCGAGGCCTTCATCAAGGCAGAGAAAAAGCTGAACGCAAACGTAGACTTTTATTCAGCCTCGACCTACACGACCCTGGGAATTGATCTCGACCTCTTCACTCCGATCTTTGCCATCAGTCGCATTGCAGGATGGGCAGCGCACGTTATCGAACAACTTGATGATAACCGCCTCATCCGCCCGCGCGCCGAATACATCGGACCCGTTTATCCTGCAAAATATATCCCTTTGCAGCAACGATAG
- the lysA gene encoding diaminopimelate decarboxylase: MNPSRPFVYPDAHSPLACDGVGLDILAKRYGTPLYVYSAQQILYRLQLFTKAFQTVPHLVCYAVKANSSLAILKLLAEQGAGFDIVSGGELERVLRVSKEAAGRTVFSGVGKTAAEIDLALRSGIFMFNVESAGELDLLAARASRLRIRARVAMRVNPDVFAETHPYISTGLREHKFGIDIREARRVYLSAAKQKYLLPHGVSVHIGSQIRSADPFGAAAHRIAQLVLELRSDGLPIRAVDVGGGLGIEYHAGQSFDPKQKIHQYALALLQALRPLKDVQLLLEPGRFIVAQAGALLTRVLYRKKNGKKTFVITDAAMNDLIRPALYQAHHEILPVFPHKDARKRTVDVVGPVCETGDFFARDRKLQEVQPGDLLAILDAGAYGFSLSSNYNSRPRAAEVLVEDKKHRLIRRRETVEELMAAELP, from the coding sequence TTGAATCCGTCACGCCCTTTTGTATACCCTGATGCGCACTCACCACTCGCCTGTGATGGTGTGGGCCTTGACATTCTGGCAAAAAGATATGGCACTCCCCTGTATGTTTATTCGGCCCAGCAGATCCTTTACCGCCTGCAGCTCTTTACAAAGGCCTTTCAGACGGTGCCTCACCTTGTCTGTTATGCAGTCAAGGCCAATTCCTCACTGGCCATTCTGAAGCTACTGGCGGAACAAGGGGCCGGTTTCGATATCGTTTCCGGAGGTGAACTGGAGCGTGTTCTGCGCGTCAGCAAAGAGGCCGCAGGCCGTACCGTCTTTTCCGGGGTGGGCAAGACCGCAGCAGAGATCGACCTGGCGCTCCGCTCAGGCATCTTCATGTTCAATGTGGAAAGCGCTGGCGAACTTGACCTGCTCGCCGCACGCGCCAGCAGACTGCGCATCCGCGCGCGAGTGGCGATGCGCGTCAATCCTGATGTCTTCGCTGAGACCCACCCCTATATTTCTACCGGGCTGCGCGAGCATAAATTCGGCATAGACATCCGCGAAGCGCGCCGTGTCTACCTATCAGCGGCCAAGCAGAAATACCTGCTCCCCCATGGAGTAAGCGTGCACATTGGCTCCCAAATCCGCAGCGCGGACCCGTTTGGAGCAGCAGCCCACCGCATCGCGCAACTCGTCCTCGAATTGCGCAGCGACGGCCTACCCATCCGCGCCGTGGATGTAGGCGGAGGGCTTGGGATCGAATATCACGCCGGACAGAGCTTTGATCCAAAGCAGAAAATCCACCAGTACGCCTTGGCCCTGTTGCAGGCACTTCGTCCTCTCAAGGATGTGCAGTTACTGCTGGAGCCGGGAAGGTTCATCGTTGCGCAGGCAGGAGCATTGCTTACCCGCGTACTTTATCGAAAGAAAAACGGGAAAAAGACCTTCGTGATCACCGACGCCGCCATGAATGACCTGATCCGTCCAGCGCTGTACCAGGCCCATCATGAGATCCTTCCCGTCTTCCCGCACAAGGATGCGCGGAAACGGACAGTGGATGTCGTCGGCCCTGTCTGTGAAACAGGCGACTTTTTTGCCCGCGACCGCAAGCTGCAGGAAGTCCAGCCCGGAGACCTGCTCGCCATTCTGGATGCGGGAGCTTATGGGTTTTCTCTTAGCTCAAATTACAATTCACGCCCTCGCGCCGCCGAAGTGCTCGTAGAAGACAAAAAGCATCGCCTGATACGCAGACGGGAAACAGTAGAAGAGCTTATGGCAGCGGAATTGCCCTGA
- a CDS encoding alpha/beta fold hydrolase, whose amino-acid sequence MGEGEDVVLLHPTPVHHTFWVPVAEMLAQKYRVILPDLRGHGRSEAGDGPITIQKLAADVERLLEELGIHQALFGGCSIGGYTLYELWRRAPGRVRALAFCCCRPQADSEASRLKRHDWMEAIRLHGTGDFFEQMLHTLIGPTAQRRFPHKLAEARKMMEAMTPEAVIAVQQGLAARPDSVATAGTISVPCCVIAGAEDPGSTVEDMKLLAEAIRNGGHGAEFHVLHDGGHYAPWEQPETVGPILRRFFDSVAG is encoded by the coding sequence ATGGGGGAAGGAGAGGACGTTGTCCTCCTCCATCCTACTCCGGTCCATCACACCTTCTGGGTCCCTGTAGCCGAGATGCTGGCGCAGAAGTACCGCGTCATTCTGCCAGATCTCCGGGGTCATGGAAGATCCGAGGCAGGCGATGGTCCCATCACCATTCAAAAGCTCGCCGCAGATGTCGAACGGCTGCTTGAGGAGCTTGGCATCCATCAGGCGCTTTTCGGAGGATGCTCGATCGGCGGATATACGCTGTATGAGCTTTGGCGACGGGCACCAGGGCGTGTTCGTGCTCTTGCCTTCTGTTGCTGCCGTCCGCAAGCCGATTCTGAAGCTTCACGCCTCAAGCGACACGACTGGATGGAGGCCATCCGGCTGCATGGAACCGGAGATTTCTTTGAACAGATGCTGCATACTCTCATTGGACCCACGGCACAGCGCCGATTCCCCCATAAGCTAGCTGAAGCGCGGAAGATGATGGAGGCAATGACACCTGAGGCCGTCATCGCCGTACAGCAAGGCCTTGCCGCCCGGCCCGACTCGGTGGCCACCGCAGGCACAATCAGCGTACCCTGCTGTGTCATCGCCGGCGCAGAAGACCCCGGCAGTACTGTGGAGGACATGAAGTTGCTTGCCGAAGCGATCCGGAACGGAGGCCACGGCGCTGAATTCCATGTCCTGCATGACGGTGGTCACTATGCTCCCTGGGAGCAACCGGAAACGGTTGGTCCCATTCTGCGACGTTTCTTTGATTCCGTAGCTGGGTAG
- a CDS encoding PspC domain-containing protein → MAIYCSHCGKSLGEDARFCSGCGKPLYAPAAPFAQTRLYRPRTGRMVAGVCAGLAVHYKWDVVWVRVITVLATIFSSGAGLIAYIVFWVVMPEEHLALPPSQGHPQPTDS, encoded by the coding sequence GTGGCAATTTACTGTAGTCATTGCGGAAAGTCTCTGGGAGAGGATGCACGTTTCTGTTCCGGATGCGGAAAACCTCTTTATGCGCCGGCTGCTCCTTTCGCGCAGACAAGATTATATCGGCCACGCACAGGGCGCATGGTTGCAGGGGTCTGCGCAGGCCTGGCAGTTCACTACAAATGGGACGTGGTATGGGTGCGCGTGATTACAGTACTTGCGACGATTTTTTCAAGCGGCGCGGGACTTATCGCATATATTGTCTTCTGGGTGGTGATGCCAGAAGAACACTTGGCGCTCCCTCCCTCTCAAGGCCACCCTCAGCCTACGGACAGCTAA